ACCCACAGGACTTCCCCAACAGAACATTTTCACCTTATCTAGAGTGACATAAACTTTCAGATTCAGGTATCGCTCGGTGGTAAAGTTTCCCCCGGCTGCGGCCGATTAGACTCTGCCGTCTCCACCGGAGTCTCCGATTCCGTGACAACATACGCCGTTTCCATTACCACAGAAGTATTTTGCGGCGGCAAATCATGAATTTCCTGCCAAGGATCAAGAATATCTTTCACCAAAATTTCCCTCACCAGCACCTGAGCAATCACAGTCAAAGGTAGCGCCAAAAATAAACCCAAAAATCCCAACTGGAGCGAGACAGCAAACAAAACCTGAGCAAGCAAAGTAATCGCCGGCAATAGAGAAACCTGCCTCGACATGACCAAAGGCGTGAGTAAATTACCCTCGATCTGCTGAATACCAAAATACAAAATAATCACAGCCCAAACCTTCCACGGCTCTTCAAGGAGGGCAATCATAATCGGCGGAATCACACTCAAAGCGGGGCCAATATTCGGAATAAACGTGAGCAGCCCAGCCAAAATCGCTTGGGGCAAGGCCAAGGATAACCCCAATAGCGAGAGGCCAAGGAAACTACAAATGCCAATACAAAGCATATTGAACATAATGCCCGCGACCCAACCCCGCAAATCAACAGCGCACAGGGTCAAGATTTCATCAATGCGGCGGCGATAAAACGAGGGAAATAATCGAATAAAACCACGGCGGTAGGGTTGTGGATCCGCAAGGAACATCAGCGTCAGCACCAGCAGCAGCAATAGATTGAGCAGCACTTTTAGGGTATCGGAAAAAAATGTCCAACCCCGACTCAATAGCTCATTAAATAAAGTTGGAATTTGATCAATTAAGCCACTTAAATCCGGAATTTGCTGGCTAATTTCCACATTTAAATTTTGCTCAATTTGCACGAGTCGGACTTCAACCCAATCATCCAGTTGGTATAAACCAGAATTTAATTTTTCGAAGAGTAACTGGACTTGCTCAATAAATGGGGGCACAACGATGGTAAATGCCAGCCAAATAGTAAAGCCCACTAGCAGTAATGACACTACAACGGCATAGGGTCGCCCAAGGCAAAGACGGGGCTGCTTAAATTTTTTAGCGAGGGCGGTGCTGAGATTTTGGAGTTTGACGACCAGTACATTCAGGGCGTTGGCCAAAATAACCGCAGTGAGCAGCAGTAATAGAAATTCCCGGAGTTGCCACAAAATGTAGAGGGACCCGAGGAAGACAATAAAGCCACTCCATTTGCGAAAATTCACGTTGTTTGGACTCCCAGCGATAAGCGATCTTTGTTCTGATTATGCAACGGCTAATCTCGGAAACTTGAGGTGATGCAAGATTAGTTTACGGAGGAAGAATCCTGTTGCGATCGCCACCATAGCAAACCGGCTAAAACGATGGCCGGCAGTAAAATAGCGACTAATGCCCCTGACTGAGACGGTGAAATTGTTTGGATTTTAAAACTAAAAGGAACACCATATTTGATGATTGCAGAACCGATGGCCGAAAGGGCAACAATCTTGAGAAGCACATTAAGTTGTTCTGCCATGAACCTTCGATAGAATCCTAGAAAAATATACAACCATCAAAAAAAATTGTAGATGTAGGGCGATCGCCCACCCTGAATCAAAATAACGAAAACGCGCCATGCATAGCCTAATTACTTTAGCTTTTGCTTAATAAAGCTGACTAACTGGCTCATCTGTTTTTTAAGGGTTTCAACCTCACTTTCGAGACGATCAATACGCTTCTGCAGCGCTGCAACATCGTTGGCAGCACCACCACCACTCAGATCACCAGAAACATCTTGAGCCGGCGGTGCCACAACCTTAGGATGCTTACGCGCCTTCGCCATGGCATCTTTAATGGCATCGATGAGTTGTTTCTGATCAAAGGGTTTTTCGATGAACGAAAATAGTTCAAAGGGTTCCGTCAACTTCTCTGTGACTTCTTCCTTACGCCCAGACATCAGAACTAAGGGAATGACCTTCAGTTCTGGACGCTTTTGAATCTCTTGGTAGACTTCCCAGCCGCTCATTTTCGGCAGTAGAAAGTCCAGCATAATTAAATTTGGCTGCTCGGTATTAATGAGATTAAAGCCTTCAAGGCCATTTTTCGCCTCAATCACTTCAAAATTACCATCGGGCAACATGTCTTTCACCCGCATGCGGATGACTTTGCTATCGTCGATCACAAGGATTTTGTGGGCCACAATACACTCCTTCACAAAAAGAATGGCAGATTAGATATCTTTACTCTATTAATTCCTTCGGCGGAAAGTGTAAAGACGAGACCATGTTTTATGTTTAACATAAGCCTGACGCTCAACATACACAGTGTAAGCTAATTTTAAAAATCCAGAAAAAATCTCAAACCGTTCCAGTGTATTTTTTCCTTAAAAAAGTTTAATGACTACTTTCGGCGATCGCCCTTCTCCCTTACCGACTCAACCTTTGCCAAAATGGGTTAAAGCCCCCCTTGGTAAGGCTAGCGAAATTTCAACGGTACAGCGCATCATCAAACAGCGAGGTATCCATACCATTTGCGAAGAGGGAAAATGCCCAAACAGGGGTGAATGCTACGCCAATAAAACGGCAACGTTTCTGTTGATGGGACCCACCTGCACCCGCGCCTGTGCTTTCTGCCAAGTGGATAAAGGTCATGAGCCGATGCCCCTCGACCCTGAGGAACCGACAAAGGTTGCTGAATCGGTGCGGTTGCTGGGATTGAATTATGTTGTGCTCACATCGGTGGCACGGGATGATTTAGCAGATGGCGGAGCAGACTGGTTTGTGCGAGTAATGACGGCTATTCGTGAGGAAAATCCCCAGACCCAAATTGAGGTTTTAACGCCTGATTTTTGGAGTGGCAAGGGGGGCGCGGTCAGTCAACGGGAGCGGGTTCAAACGGTCGTTACAGCCCAACCGGCTTGTTTTAATCACAATATTGAAACGGTCAAACGTCTACAGGATAAAGTCCGACGTGGGGCAAAATATCGGCGATCGCTGCGGGTTTTAGAGCTCGTTAAAGAATTTAATGCAGCGATTCCCACCAAA
This [Limnothrix rosea] IAM M-220 DNA region includes the following protein-coding sequences:
- a CDS encoding AI-2E family transporter — its product is MNFRKWSGFIVFLGSLYILWQLREFLLLLLTAVILANALNVLVVKLQNLSTALAKKFKQPRLCLGRPYAVVVSLLLVGFTIWLAFTIVVPPFIEQVQLLFEKLNSGLYQLDDWVEVRLVQIEQNLNVEISQQIPDLSGLIDQIPTLFNELLSRGWTFFSDTLKVLLNLLLLLVLTLMFLADPQPYRRGFIRLFPSFYRRRIDEILTLCAVDLRGWVAGIMFNMLCIGICSFLGLSLLGLSLALPQAILAGLLTFIPNIGPALSVIPPIMIALLEEPWKVWAVIILYFGIQQIEGNLLTPLVMSRQVSLLPAITLLAQVLFAVSLQLGFLGLFLALPLTVIAQVLVREILVKDILDPWQEIHDLPPQNTSVVMETAYVVTESETPVETAESNRPQPGETLPPSDT
- the lipA gene encoding lipoyl synthase, with translation MTTFGDRPSPLPTQPLPKWVKAPLGKASEISTVQRIIKQRGIHTICEEGKCPNRGECYANKTATFLLMGPTCTRACAFCQVDKGHEPMPLDPEEPTKVAESVRLLGLNYVVLTSVARDDLADGGADWFVRVMTAIREENPQTQIEVLTPDFWSGKGGAVSQRERVQTVVTAQPACFNHNIETVKRLQDKVRRGAKYRRSLRVLELVKEFNAAIPTKSGLMLGHGETKDEIIEAMQDLREINCDRLTLGQYLRPSLAHLPVQKYWTPAEFEELGAIAREMGFNHVRSGPLVRSSYHAGESENLGKK
- a CDS encoding response regulator; this translates as MVAHKILVIDDSKVIRMRVKDMLPDGNFEVIEAKNGLEGFNLINTEQPNLIMLDFLLPKMSGWEVYQEIQKRPELKVIPLVLMSGRKEEVTEKLTEPFELFSFIEKPFDQKQLIDAIKDAMAKARKHPKVVAPPAQDVSGDLSGGGAANDVAALQKRIDRLESEVETLKKQMSQLVSFIKQKLK